One region of Microbacterium rhizosphaerae genomic DNA includes:
- the trhA gene encoding PAQR family membrane homeostasis protein TrhA, which yields MPQLPLMDAADADAAAPEIKPTWRGWIHAGTFPVAIAAGIVLITFAQTAPAKWACAVFMVTSLLLFGNSALYHRFNWGPTTKAVLKRIDHANILLLIAGTYTPVAALALPPQQGTILLVLVWTGALLGILFRVFWIHAPRWLYVALYLLLGWAAVMYAADLLRASLAMSMLILAGGLLYTVGAVAYALKRPNPWPGKFGFHEIFHVCTVLAFLCHWTACLIIALHPVVPSLGAPG from the coding sequence ATGCCCCAGCTTCCCCTGATGGATGCTGCGGACGCCGACGCCGCCGCTCCCGAGATCAAGCCGACGTGGCGCGGCTGGATCCACGCGGGCACGTTCCCGGTCGCGATCGCGGCGGGCATCGTGCTCATCACCTTCGCGCAGACCGCACCGGCCAAGTGGGCCTGCGCGGTCTTCATGGTGACGTCGCTCCTGCTCTTCGGCAACTCGGCGCTCTACCACCGGTTCAACTGGGGTCCGACGACCAAGGCCGTGCTCAAGCGCATCGACCACGCCAACATCCTGCTGCTGATCGCCGGCACCTACACGCCGGTCGCCGCCCTCGCGCTCCCGCCGCAGCAGGGGACGATCCTGCTCGTACTGGTGTGGACCGGGGCGCTGCTCGGCATCCTCTTCCGCGTGTTCTGGATCCACGCGCCGCGCTGGCTCTACGTGGCGCTGTATCTCCTGCTCGGCTGGGCCGCGGTCATGTACGCCGCCGACCTGCTGCGCGCGAGCCTCGCCATGTCGATGCTCATCCTCGCCGGCGGCCTGCTGTACACCGTCGGCGCCGTCGCCTACGCGCTCAAGCGACCGAACCCGTGGCCGGGGAAGTTCGGCTTCCACGAGATCTTCCACGTCTGCACGGTGCTGGCGTTCCTGTGCCACTGGACGGCCTGCCTGATCATCGCGCTGCACCCGGTCGTGCCGTCGCTCGGCGCGCCGGGCTGA
- a CDS encoding isoprenyl transferase has protein sequence MTRDRANAGQGPLYRLYINRLRRGLAPESVPHHVAMMIDGNRRWARQLGYQSAADGHRAGAAKMQEFLRWCDGVGVKVVSLYLLSTDNVRKRDAVELSDLNDIIAQLADEISRVPGWRIKHVGRAELLPPELLRVLREAEARTKDNTGLHVNLAVGYGGRSEIVDAVRSIIAQHDATGGSLEELAASLTPEQIGEHLYTGGQPDPDLVIRTSGEQRLSDFLLWQSAHSEFYFVEALGPDLREVDFLRAIRDYGSRDRRYGS, from the coding sequence GTGACGCGCGACCGGGCCAACGCGGGGCAGGGCCCCCTCTACCGGCTCTACATCAACCGGTTGCGCCGGGGCCTCGCCCCCGAGTCGGTGCCCCACCATGTCGCGATGATGATCGACGGCAATCGCCGCTGGGCGCGGCAGCTGGGCTACCAGTCGGCGGCCGACGGCCACCGCGCCGGAGCCGCGAAGATGCAGGAGTTCCTGCGCTGGTGCGACGGCGTCGGCGTGAAGGTGGTCTCGCTGTATCTGCTCTCCACCGACAACGTGCGCAAGCGCGACGCCGTCGAGCTCTCCGATCTGAACGACATCATCGCCCAGCTCGCAGACGAGATCTCACGAGTCCCGGGCTGGCGGATCAAGCACGTAGGCCGCGCCGAGCTGCTGCCCCCCGAACTGCTCCGCGTGCTGCGCGAGGCGGAGGCGCGCACCAAGGACAACACCGGGCTGCACGTCAACCTCGCCGTCGGATACGGCGGCCGCAGCGAGATCGTCGACGCGGTGCGCAGCATCATCGCGCAGCACGACGCCACCGGCGGCTCTCTGGAGGAGCTCGCCGCGAGCTTGACCCCTGAGCAGATCGGCGAGCACCTCTACACCGGCGGCCAGCCGGACCCCGATCTCGTCATCCGGACCTCCGGTGAGCAGCGGCTGAGCGACTTCCTCCTGTGGCAGTCGGCGCATAGCGAGTTCTACTTCGTCGAGGCTCTGGGTCCGGATCTGCGCGAGGTGGACTTCCTCCGGGCGATCCGCGACTACGGCTCCCGCGATCGCCGCTACGGCAGCTGA